From one Colletotrichum destructivum chromosome 3, complete sequence genomic stretch:
- a CDS encoding Putative mycotoxin biosynthesis protein UstYa, with protein MGRHNKEYSPVYSDERSVTSLEDVEVELAAAQERQPSRLSKLGLWAVHAAFMIVYTSIFIVSMYQKNTVSGVFGLLDSPPNAIGEKTHLEVFPIQGPPHGKYTGEPRPEVDQAWKDLLQYNNIRVSEDWVHRWGREHEAVKLPDGGYLGMLSVFHELHCIVSIAQSRGKGGQGWTELTNRLGQKRLYQTLSPDYYFPNATEREIATNREHNQHCLEVLRMGAACRGDISIITHMWTDIDAQPIVNQTAPHQCVDFDKVMEYSRDNTVDVYQEDYIVHPKFGPSFPKGNSIKPFKGQEMGHHH; from the exons ATGGGCAGACACAACAAAGAATACTCTCCCGTCTACTCTGACGAGAGGTCAGTCACCAGCctggaggatgtcgaggtcgaacTCGCGGCAGCCCAGGAGCGGCAGCCATCAAGACTATCCAAGCTTGGGCTTTGGGCTGTCCACGCTGCATTTATGATCGTCTACACGTCGATCTTCATCGTTTCGATGTATCAGAAGAACACAGTCTCTGGGGTTTTTGGTCTATTGGATT CACCACCGAACGCCATTGGCGAGAAGACACATCTCGAAGTCTTCCCGATCCAGGGGCCGCCCCATGGAAAATACACGGGAGAACCGAGGCCTGAGGTAGATCAGGCGTGGAAAGACTTGTTGCAGT ACAACAACATCAGAGTATCAGAAGACTGGGTACACCGATGGGGTCGGGAACACGAAGCTGTAAAGCTTCCCGACGGTGGCTATCTTGGCATGCTGAGTGTCTTCCATGAGCTTCACTGCATTGTAAGCATTGCGCAGTCTcggggaaagggggggcaaggttggacagaGCTAACCAACCGACTCGGACAGAAACGACTCTACCAGACGCTGTCTCCAGATTATTACTTCCCCAACGCGACCGAGCGAGAGATTGCGACGAACCGGGAGCACAACC AGCACTgcctcgaggtcctccgAATGGGTGCGGCCTGTCGTGGCGACATTTCCATCATCACTCACATGTGGACCGACATTGATGCGCAGCCCATCGTCAACCAGACGGCGCCACACCAGTGTGTTGACTTCGACAAGGTGATGGAGTACTCCCGCGACAACACCGTAGACGTGTATCAGGAGGACTACATCGTCCACCCCAAGTTCG GCCCGTCATTCCCCAAGGGAAACAGTATCAAGCCTTTCAAGGGACAGGAAATGGGACATCACCACTAG
- a CDS encoding Putative RNA-binding protein NOB1, translating into MSNDSVAAAPAVASPTAPEERKPIHALVLDTGPLIKNDPPVSTLLAQADELYMLPSIIDEIRDVNTRTRVETTLMPFVKIRSPRPDSIKFVSNFARRSGDLEVLSRPDLHLLALTYELELEKNGGDQRLRKEPGQRVDDTSTNAPASSSEAPETKPEAGSEVESQEGPSTVGDTVAEPAQPSEGISLEQSAEATQRENQQNATAEASSSDAANADADADAAAAAAEITQDLSKLEVDDKTTSEPVVSSVADANEAQGEGSDSEDGWITPSNVKKHKEKDSKLLQPTAPAIDVKVGILTSDYAMQNVALRIGLNLLSPSMARITQLKTWVLRCHGCFQVCKKMDRQFCPSCGQATLTRTSCTTEEDGTFKIHLKRNFQWNKRGNVFSIPKPVAGTASGKLAKHAGGKNNWGTNLIFAEDQKEYEKAVGENQRARRRDLMDEDYLPSILTGDRQSANGKVRLGPGRNINGRKRR; encoded by the coding sequence ATGTCAAATGATTCCGTGGCCGCTGCCCCGGCGGTCGCGAGCCCAACGGCCCCCGAGGAGCGCAAGCCCATccacgccctcgtcctcgataCCGGCCCATTGATCAAGAACGACCCCCCCGTCAGTaccctcctcgcccaggccgacgagctgTACATGctcccctccatcatcgacgaAATCCGCGACGTCAACACCCGCACCCGAGTCGAGACCACCCTCATGCCCTTCGTCAAGATCCGCAGCCCCCGCCCCGACAGCATCAAGTTTGTTTCCAACTTTGCCCGCCGCTCCGGTGACCTCGAGGTTCTCAGCAGGCCCGATTTACACCTGCTTGCCCTGACCtacgagctcgagctcgagaagaacgGAGGCGACCAGAGACTGAGGAAAGAGCCGGGCCAGCGCGTCGACGACACCAGCACAAATGCTCCGGCAAGCAGCAGCGAGGCCCCGGAAACGAAGCCTGAGGCTGGTTCCGAGGTCGAATCCCAAGAGGGGCCTTCTACCGTAGGCGACACCGTTGCCGAGCCGGCCCAGCCATCCGAGGGCATCTCTCTTGAACAGAGCGCCGAAGCGACGCAGCGCGAAAACCAGCAGAATGCGACGGCGGAAGCCTCTTCGTCGGATGCAGCAAATGCGGACgcggatgcggatgcggcggcggcagcggcagagATTACACAAGACTTGAGCAAGCTCGAGGTGGACGACAAGACAACGTCCGAGCCCGTCGTCTCcagcgtcgccgacgccaacgaggcGCAGGGCGAAGGGTCAGACTCGGAGGACGGCTGGATCACGCCGTCCAACGTCAAGAAGCACAAGGAGAAGGACAGCAAGCTGCTCCAGCCGACGGCCCCCGCCATCGATGTCAAGGTCGGCATCCTCACCTCCGATTACGCCATGCAAAACGTCGCCCTGAGAATTGGCCTCAACCTGTTGTCGCCGTCCATGGCTCGCATCACCCAGCTCAAGACCTGGGTGCTGCGATGCCACGGGTGCTTCCAGGTCTGCAAGAAGATGGACAGACAGTTCTGCCCTAGCTGCGGGCAGGCCACCCTGACCCGCACATCGTGCacgacggaggaggacggcacTTTCAAGATCCACTTGAAGCGCAACTTCCAGTGGAACAAGAGAGGCAACGTCTTCAGTATCCCCAAGCCCGTGGCCGGCACGGCCAGCGGCAAGCTTGCCAAGCACGCCGGAGGCAAGAACAACTGGGGCACGAACCTCATTTTTGCAGAGGACCAGAAGGAGTACGAGAAGGCCGTAGGCGAAAACCAGCGCGCTCGGCGGAGGGACCTCATGGACGAGGACTACTTGCCGAGCATTCTTACTGGTGACCGGCAAAGTGCCAACGGAAAGGTCAGGCTGGGTCCGGGTAGAAACATCAACGGACGTAAGAGGAGATAA
- a CDS encoding Putative H/ACA ribonucleoprotein complex, subunit Nop10 has translation MHLMYTLDEAGNRVYTLKKVVDGKVTKSAHPARFSPDDKWSRQRVTLKRRFNLLLTQQKPE, from the exons ATGCATTTGATGTacaccctcgacgaggcgggcaACCGCGTCTACACCCTCAAGAAGGTGGTTGACGGCAAGGTCACCAAGTCCGCCCACCCTGCGCGTTTCTCCCCCGACGACAAGTGGTCGCGCCAGCGTGTGACGCTGAAGCGCCGCTTCAACCTGCTCCTCACCCAGCAGA AGCCCGAGTAG
- a CDS encoding Putative fatty acid hydroxylase → MSSTTTTTAPPAIRIQRTDPMKSTWRRGDRRTWKIGNWIIERLGLYHDELDQPAPVHTKQDAVPYLPHWQYHRWILLHATIPLLIHQAFVSMTGWTIHPLAAFIYYSFAIKVIAIHQINTMRGLGQRYGYLDGDKHERDGVPDQSVKAVLESLISTATFRSMMAVILAYRSHESPMTVNWKLLPLEIGLYGVVLDFWFYWYHRLMHEVDALWKYHRTHHLAKHPNPLLTLFADSEQEFFDIAVIPFLTWVTLRLLGLPMGFYDWWFCQEYIIFTELIGHSGLRIHATTPTPFARPLQWLGCELVLEDHDLHHRKGWKTSGNYGKHTRLWDRIFGTCMERIECADGAADYTNTAVIPLL, encoded by the coding sequence ATGTcttccaccaccacgaccacggCTCCCCCAGCCATACGCATCCAAAGGACGGATCCCATGAAGTCTACATGGAGACGAGGCGACCGACGTACATGGAAAATTGGCAACTGGATCATCGAGCGACTTGGGTTATACCACGATGAGCTGGACCAGCCGGCACCCGTCCACACCAAACAAGATGCTGTGCCATATCTCCCACATTGGCAATATCATCGGTGGATTCTACTCCATGCGAccatccccctcctcatTCACCAGGCATTTGTGTCCATGACGGGATGGACCATTCATCCACTAGCAGCCTTTATTTATTACAGTTTTGCCATCAAAGTTATCGCCATTCACCAAATCAACACCATGCGGGGACTCGGGCAGCGATATGGctacctcgacggcgacaagcACGAACGCGACGGCGTGCCAGATCAAAGCGTCAAAGCGGTCCTGGAGTCCCtcatctcgacggcgacgttcAGGTCAATGATGGCAGTCATCTTGGCGTACCGAAGTCACGAGTCACCCATGACGGTCAACTGGAAGCTTCTGCCATTGGAGATCGGGCTTTACGGCGTGGTGCTTGACTTCTGGTTCTACTGGTACCATCGCCTCATGCACGAGGTTGATGCGTTGTGGAAGTATCACCGGACTCACCACTTGGCCAAACACCCGAACCCTCTGTTGACTCTGTTTGCGGATAGTGAACAAGAGTTCTTCGACATTGCTGTCATTCCCTTTTTGACTTGGGTGACTCTCCGACTCCTTGGCCTGCCAATGGGCTTTTACGACTGGTGGTTCTGTCAAGAGTACATTATCTTCACTGAGTTGATTGGGCATAGTGGTCTGCGCATCCATGCCACAACTCCCACTCCCTTTGCGAGGCCTCTGCAGTGGCTTGGGTGTGAGCTGGTTCTGGAGGACCATGACCTGCATCACCGAAAGGGGTGGAAAACCAGTGGGAATTACGGCAAACACACGAGATTGTGGGACCGTATCTTCGGGACTTGCATGGAGCGGATAGAATGTGCGGATGGCGCCGCGGACTACACGAACACGGCGGTGATACCTCTGCTCTGA
- a CDS encoding Putative alpha-L-rhamnosidase, concanavalin-like domain, six-hairpin glycosidase superfamily has product MAVSISQVTFEHHRLAFGIAESEPRISWRFDGNAVDWEQSAYDVEISRGTDGSSNIHKFNSSTSLLVPWPEQALQTAEQATVRARAHGKPGQPSTPWSDWVTVETGLLNSSDWAGAVPIAADRDTEVDAPKRPIYFRKSFPVGANVTRARLYITALGIYEAEINGRRVGDYVLAPGWQSYNYRHVYDTYDVTELVTGGENAIGVAVGEGWFSGRLSYGGGVRNNYGDTIGLLSLLVVTLDDGSVVKVPTDPTWQANTGPVVSSEIYNGEHYDSTLEAAVEGWSSATFEANNWLSVKELPALKGEIEERKPESIFESPSGKTIIDFGQNLVGWLRLTVSGPSGTNITLHHAEVLEDGELALRPLRVATAADSLILHGNGNQTWEPRFTFHGFRYAQIDGWPQETPLTAESVTAVVVHSDMEQTGWFECSNPLLNKFHQNVRWSMKGNFLSIPTDCPQRDERLGWTGDAHAFAPTANYLYDAAGFWKGWHKDIWSEMQRNDSMVVPFTIPTIPPNDPAMPAAVWGDVAVANPFNIYQAFGDVALLEEQYLQSQAWIDTGISRNEVGLWNRSSFQFADWLDPKAPSEEPGNATTAKHLVADAYLIHMTEFLANMSASLGRDEAAAKYRAQRDNLTAAFHDAWVQDGALANETQTAYAMALNFGLFTDEAQRSAAAEKLRQIVADNDYLVGTGFAGTPPLGFALRDIGATEDFYRMLLQTRVPSWLYQVVQNGTTTWERWDSLLANGSVNPGEMTSFNHYAFGSVANWMHQVIGGIAPAEPGWKRITVAPVPGGNITSANSKYISPYGEVKVQWWFEKNAEENAAHRNGFHLNVEIPPNTKADITLPNGGETQEVGSGYYEFHDPSYQLA; this is encoded by the exons atggCTGTGTCGATTTCTCAGGTGACCTTCGAACACCATCGACTGGCCTTCGGCATTGCCGAGTCGGAACCGCGTATCTCGTGGCGGTTCGACGGCAACGCTGTTGACTGGGAACAGAGCGCCTACGACGTTGAGATCTCCAGAGGCACAGATGGCTCTTCCAACATCCACAAATTCAACTCGTCCACATCGCTCCTCGTGCCCTGGCCCGAGCAAGCCCTCCAGACGGCAGAACAAGCCACTGTGAGAGCTCGCGCCCACGGCAAGCCCGGCCAGCCATCCACCCCTTGGTCCGACTGGGTCACGGTTGAGACAGGGCTCCTTAACTCCAGCGACTGGGCCGGTGCCGTTCCCATTGCGGCCGACAGAGACACCGAAGTTGACGCTCCCAAACGCCCGATATACTTCAGAAAATCCTTCCCAGTTGGCGCCAACGTCACCCGCGCTCGTTTGTACATCACAGCCTTGGGGATCTACGAGGCCGAAATCAACGGCAGGAGAGTTGGAGACTACGTTCTGGCGCCTGGTTGGCAATCGTACAACTACCGCCATGTATACGACACATACGACGTCACGGAACTCGTCACCGGCGGAGAAAACGCCATAGGtgttgccgtcggcgaaggcTGGTTCTCCGGACGACTGAgctacggcggcggtgtcCGAAACAACTATGGCGACACCATTggccttctctctcttcttgtcgtgaccctcgacgacgggagTGTGGTCAAAGTACCGACCGACCCGACCTGGCAAGCAAACACAGGCCCCGTGGTGTCATCCGAGATCTACAACGGCGAACATTATGACTCGACACTCGAGGCGGCCGTTGAAGGGTGGTCCTCCGCAACGTTTGAGGCCAACAACTGGTTGTCAGTCAAGGAGCTGCCCGCACTGAAGGGCGA AATTGAGGAGAGGAAACCCGAGTCCATTTTTGAGTCGCCTTCCGGCAAAACTATTATCGACTTTGGCCAGAACCTGGTAGGTTGGCTTCGGCTCACGGTCTCGGGACCCAGTGGGACAAACATCACGCTTCACCACGCCGAAGTCTTGGAAGACGGAGAGCTCGCCCTCCGGCCGCTCAGAGTCGCCACCGCTGCCGACTCCCTCATCTTGCACGGGAACGGCAACCAGACTTGGGAGCCGCGCTTCACTTTCCACGGATTCCGCTACGCCCAGATCGACGGATGGCCTCAAGAGACCCCGTTGACTGCGGAATCCGTCACCGCAGTGGTTGTCCACAGCGACATGGAACAGACTGGTTGGTTCGAATGCTCGAATCCACTACTGAACAAGTTCCATCAAAACGTGCGATGGTCTATGAAGGGCAACTTTCTGTCGATCCCCACCGATTGTCCCCAACGTGACGAGCGACTTGGGTGGACCGGCGACGCGCACGCCTTCGCTCCGACAGCAAACTATCTCTACGACGCGGCCGGCTTCTGGAAGGGTTGGCACAAGGACATTTGGTCCGAGATGCAGCGCAACGATTCCATGGTCGTACCTTTCACCATCCCTACGATTCCCCCGAATGATCCGGCGATGCCGGCTGCAGTGTGGGGTGATGTTGCAGTCGCCAATCCCTTCAACATCTACCAAGCCTTTGGTGATGTTGCCCTCCTGGAAGAGCAGTATCTCCAATCTCAGGCATGGATTGATACAGGAATCAGTCGCAACGAGGTTGGCCTGTGGAACCGGAGTTCGTTCCAGTTCGCCGACTGGCTTGATCCGAAGGCCCCCTCTGAAGAGCCGGGCAATGCTACGACGGCGAAACATTTGGTTGCTGATGCGTACCTCATCCACATGACCGAGTTTCTTGCCAACATGTCAGCAAGTCTTGGCCGTGATGAAGCGGCGGCCAAGTACAGAGCTCAGCGGGACAATTTGACGGCAGCATTCCATGATGCCTGGGTTCAGGATGGCGCCCTCGCTAACGAGACGCAGACGGCGTACGCCATGGCCCTCAACTTTGGCCTCTTCACAGACGAAGCGCAACGTTCGGCTGCCGCCGAGAAACTGCGGCAGATCGTCGCAGACAACGACTATCTCGTCGGTACTGGCTTTGCCGGCACTCCTCCGTTGGGCTTCGCCCTCCGAGATATTGGTGCTACCGAGGACTTTTACCGCATGCTTCTTCAGACACGCGTGCCCTCGTGGCTGTATCAGGTTGTCCAGAACGGCACGACCACATGGGAGCGATGGGACAGTCTTCTCGCAAACGGCAGCGTCAACCCTGGCGAGATGACCAGTTTCAATCACTACGCGTTCGGCTCGGTTGCGAACTGGATGCATCAAGTCATCGGCGGCATTGCACCCGCGGAGCCTGGCTGGAAGCGCATCACCGTTGCCCCGGTTCCCGGTGGTAACATCACCAGCGCCAACTCGAAATACATCAGCCCTTACGGAGAGGTCAAGGTCCAGTGGTGGTTTGAGAAGAATGCGGAGGAGAACGCTGCACATCGCAATGGGTTCCACCTGAATGTCGAGATTCCACCTAACACAAAGGCGGACATCACGTTGCCCAACGGAGGGGAGACACAAGAAGTCGGGTCTGGTTATTACGAGTTCCACGATCCAAGTTACCAGTTGGCTTGA
- a CDS encoding Putative major facilitator superfamily, MFS transporter superfamily: protein MSSNTTSWLTRLAEESGFTSILGSCHDTKVLCLQRFVRLFAYGASFLILVHFLSSLGFSDERIGLFMTLTLLGDVVISFLLTAITDQVGRRKILAAGAILMVMSGLVFSWSGNYWVLVAASIVGVISPSGNEIGPFRAVEESILAQLTDREKRSDIFAWYTLFGTAGAALGTLTCGWVVQALENAKSWTQDESYRVVFLIYAGLGLLKLMLIFSLTSGVEVADSAVVQTSGERQQLLADDSDDQQRNRPRSSTDERQPTPTLLERLRALVPYISPLSRSILFRLLLLFCIDSFASGMASPSWLTYFFTTVHSLQPGSLGTLFLVTNLLATISNLAALPLARRLGPLKTMVFTHLPSAVFLSMIPLPSPGPVGTWAAMGFLSLRACTQSMDQAPRQAFLAAAVLPSERTAVLGVVNIVKTLAQAGGIGSAGFLSGKHLWVVVLSGAGVLKACYDLLMLGMFLGLKDREASSAKSRSRDEEES, encoded by the coding sequence ATGTCATCCAACACAACTTCATGGTTGACGCGGCTTGCCGAGGAGAGTGGCTTCACCTCCATTCTTGGGTCCTGTCACGACACCAAGGTGCTCTGCCTTCAGCGTTTCGTCCGGCTCTTCGCCTACGGGGCGTCTTTCCTCATTCTCGTTCACTTTCTCTCCAGCCTTGGGTTCTCCGATGAGCGAATTGGCCTGTTCATGACGCTTACGCTTCTCGGGGATGTCGTCATCAGCTTCTTGCTGACTGCAATCACCGACCAAGTCGGCCGGAGGAAGATCCTCGCAGCGGGCGCAATCTTGATGGTCATGAGCGGCCTGGTCTTCTCGTGGTCTGGCAACTACTGGGTTCTTGTCGCCGCCAGTATCGTCGGTGTCATCAGTCCGAGCGGCAATGAGATTGGTCCTTTCCGCGCCGTGGAGGAGTCGATCCTCGCCCAGCTCACCGACCGAGAGAAGCGAAGCGACATCTTTGCCTGGTACACACTGTTCGGCACCGCAGGCGCAGCTCTGGGTACACTTACTTGCGGCTGGGTTGTCCAGGCCCTCGAGAACGCCAAATCTTGGACTCAAGACGAATCATATAGAGTCGTTTTCCTCATCTATGCGGGGCTCGGGCTCTTGAAGTTGATGCTCATCTTCAGCCTCACTTCTGGTGTTGAAGTAGCGGACAGTGCAGTTGTCCAGACAAGTGGAGAAAGACAacagctcctcgccgacgactcAGACGACCAGCAAAGGAACCGCCCTCGAAGCTCAACGGACGAAAGACAGCCAACGCCGACACTCCTCGAGCGGTTACGGGCCTTGGTGCCCTACATATCTCCGTTATCTCGCTCTATCTTATTTCGACTGCTCCTTTTGTTCTGCATCGATTCTTTTGCCTCCGGCATGGCCTCCCCATCCTGGCTCACCTATTTCTTCACCACGGTACACTCGCTCCAACCTGGATCATTGGGCACGCTTTTCCTGGTGACGAACCTCCTCGCCACCATCTCGAACCTGGCCGCACTTCCTCTCGCACGCCGTCTCGGGCCGCTCAAAACCATGGTCTTCACTCATTTGCCTTCGGCTGTCTTCCTGTCGATGATACCACTACCCTCGCCAGGACCTGTAGGAACTTGGGCCGCCATGGGGTTTTTGTCTTTGAGAGCTTGCACGCAGAGTATGGACCAAGCACCGAGACaagccttcctcgccgcggcaGTCCTTCCAAGCGAAAGAACGGCCGTTCTAGGCGTAGTTAACATTGTCAAAACGCTCGCGCAGGCAGGCGGTATTGGCTCTGCCGGTTTTCTCTCCGGGAAGCATCTCTGGGTGGTCGTACTTTCGGGGGCGGGAGTTCTGAAGGCGTGTTATGATCTTTTGATGCTCGGCATGTTCCTAGGACTCAAGGATCGGGAAGCGAGCAGCGCAAAGTCCCGCTCACGAGATGAGGAAGAATCTTGA
- a CDS encoding Putative short-chain dehydrogenase/reductase SDR, NAD(P)-binding domain superfamily, protein MGIPANMKTVLITGCTPGGIGHALAKEFHGKGLHVIATARRPEVLKDLSDLGLTTLPLDVTNAESIAACKKNVTELTGGRLDFLVNNAGLTHTVPATDIDMDEVRQTFETNVFGVMAMVQAFVPLLIPARGLIIMISSLSSISPYVFGSVYTATKGALNSYSRTLRQELRPFGVRVMVSMTGTVKSQIAKLNRELPPNSLYARAKDVYVRRLTFSQNNATVSTEEFAQQLVAEALKGEGWLGGWLGGARNWFWAGGMAGTVWFVRLFFGEWLLDELSYRKFELPKLEAIVKKEGVKRSD, encoded by the exons ATGGGCATCCCAGCAAACATGAAGACGGTGTTGATCACCGG CTGCACCCCGGGGGGAATCGGCCACGCCTTGGCCAAGGAGTTTCATGGCAAAG GACTCCACGTCATCGCAACAGCCCGTCGGCCCGAAGTGCTCAAAGACTTGAGCGACCTTGGCTTGACGACCCTCCCGCTTGATGTGACCAACGCCGAGAGCATCGCCGCCTGCAAGAAGAATGTTACAGAGCTGACGGGAGGTCGTCTCGACTTTCTCGTCAACAACGC TGGCCTGACCCACACCGTACCGGCTACCGatatcgacatggacgaggtTCGACAGACATTTGAGACGAACGTGTTCGGTGTCATGGCCATGGTCCAGGCTTTTGTACCCCTGTTGATCCCAGCTCGAggcctcatcatcatgatcAGCAGCCTTTCTTCCATCTCGCCCTACGTCTTCGGTTCCGTGTACACGGCGACCAAAGGAGCCCTGAACTCCTACAGCCGCACTCTTCGCCAAGAGTTGCGTCCTTTTGGCGTCCGTGTCATGGTTTCCATGACCGGAACCGTCAAGAGCCAGATCGCCAAGCTCAACCGCGAGCTGCCGCCCAATTCCCTCTATGCTCGGGCCAAAGACGTGTACGTCAGGCGGCTGACGTTTTCTCAAAACAACGCGACTGTCTCAACCGAGGAGTTTGCCCAGCAACTTGTCGCGGAGGCCTTGAAAGGCGAAGGTTGGCTGGGCGGCTGGCTTGGTGGTGCCAGAAACTGGTTCTGGGCCGGCGGTATGGCTGGAACAGTCTGGTTTGTTAGGCTGTTCTTTGGGGAGTGGTTGTTGGATGAGCTCTCCTACAGAAAGTTTGAACTGCCCAAACTCGAAGCAATTGTCAAAAAGGAGGGAGTGAAACGGTCGGACTAG